attaatttttttttcttaacttactgctatctatgtttccaaacaacactatttttttaattgctatctatgttgccaaacaaaagcttaatgttactttaataagatagattagtTGATGTATGGAATATGGAATATTACTTTAGCTTATATATGATTGTGATCTTAGTGACTTTAATATCCATGCACAACAAATGATTGTGATCCCACGAAATTAGgggattttattaatttttcatgGTAACACAAAAagataattaattgtatataaTTAGAGTAATTAATTGtatgaccaaaaaaaagttaagtctTAATGAAAGGGTTCAACAACTTTtaataagtagattttttaagacttCTTCTcttataatagtatagatatgaGTTGTAGTGACAAATGCAAGCCAAAATACAAAgaccaaaagaaaatttttaGGATGatactaaaaaagtttttatcgTAAATATAGTACACATGGATAAAAATGACTGAAATGTTTTAAGAGATAAATATACGTTTATAttcttagggttaactaatttaaactTACAGTTTAGATTTAAAGTATAAGGGTCATAATGACcaacatgtttcttttttttaatgctgAGTTTCATATGAAATAGACCACAGTGGATCAAGGAGTACATAGTTTcagaaaacatcaaaaataaagGAACTGAAAAAGAAATAAGGATACCAGTAGGCATCTCACCTATAAAGGTTTAAAACGTGAAAATAAAAAGAGCATAGAATGATTCCACTAGAGGAGAAACCAACCAAATCTAAGGTTAGGTAGAGTTTCTCATTTCCTGGTCGAGGATGAAGCGAAGCCAAGCCGGTCCTCCAATAGAGATGTAAGACTGAGAGCGAGAGCCTTGGATGACACCGTCTGCAATTGCCTGAGCGACTATGTTACGAGGAGCAGAGAGATGCTCTAAGGACCAAGAGCTGATAAGActaagaagatgaagaatgcCTTGTAGAAGGAGTCCACGGTCGGGAAAGAGATGTGGCTTGAGAAAGGCTTCACGAACTTCACGAGAAGAGGTTTCAAAAATGATATTGCTCTGACCCATATTACTCATACTCTCCACAGCCCCAATAAAGTGATTGTAAATCAGCTTCTTGTTTCGATGCACTAGAGGGGTAAGCACGTCGGCTGTGGTGGAGGGGAGAGCCTTGGAAATTTCTGGTGATCCAGCCAGCACCACTGAATGAACTCGAATTATCCCAAGCCATTCCAACATTACATTTGATGAGATCACCCTGAGGTTTTCTCCATTTCGGGTTAGAAGGTTGAACATTAGGCTGCCACGAAGAAGTAACAATCTGAGGGTCATTAACTGATAGCCATATCTCAGCATCTTCCAAAGCTTTCTTAGCACGGTCAACTGGAGAAGATTTAGAGTTCTCAAAAACCAATTCATTCCTTGATTTCCAGATATTCCAGAGGACCCACAGGAATGCGACACTTCGGTCCTCAATaccatttttctttttagtaTTAGCAATCAGGAAGTGGAGGTTGAGAAAAACTGAGCTGGGTGAGAAGCCAGATGGTGGGGTTTTATCCAGGCTTCAGACGCAGCAGGACAGTGAAAGAGGACGTGGCAAATGTCTTCATTGGCATAACCACAAGATTTGCAAGAAGGGTTAACATTGATACCTCTTGACCGTAAGGCTCCAGAGAGGGCTCTCCAGAGAAATTGGCAAAGCTTGGATGAAGTTTTCAGTTTCCAGAGATGCTTCCACAATAGCTTTTCAATTGGTGGTAAGGAGCGATCAGAAGAGTTAGAGgttttgattgaattaagcAACTTGTAAGCACTTTGAGTAGTATAGACGCCATGATGAGTGAAACCCCAAGTATCTGAGTCCTGAGACGTGATCTTAGGCCTTATTTGAATAATTATGTCCACATCCTCTGCAGTGAAGCAGTTTCTGAGTTTCACAATATCCCATTGACCGGTCTGAGGGATCATGAGGCCAGAGATCGTTAAAGTGAGATCAACAGTGCTATCTTGTCTATACATTGGAGGTCTGACGACCGTATCAATGATCCAGTTAGACATCCAGACATTGGAGCTAGCGCCATCACCCACTTTTCTCATCAGACCTTGCTTCAAAACCTCACGACCATGGAGAATAGATCTCCAAGTATAGGAAGGACGAACACCAATACTTGCATCTAAAAATGAGGAGATTTTGAAATACCGACTTTTCAGGATCCTTGCTACTAGGGATTCAGGCAGTGAAAATATTCTCCAAGCTTGTTTCCCAAGCAAAGCTTGGTTGAACAAGGCTAGATCATGAAAGCCTAAGCCGCCTTCCTCTTTACTTTTGCAGAGCTTATCCCAAGCTACCCAAGGTAGTTTTCTACGATTACCACCACTGCTCCACCAAAACTCTCTCATTGCTGAAGTGAGCTTGCCACATAGATCTTTAGGAAGCTTGAATACTGACATTTCATAGACAAGAAGGGCTAGACCAATAGATTTCAAAAGGATCTCTTTACCTCCTTGAGAAAGTGATTTTGCAAACCAACCATGAAGTCTATGTTGGAGCTTCTCTCGAATGAagtttagtatatttatattggAGCCTTTGAAAACTTCAGGGAGACCTAGATAAGTTCCTTCCCCACCTTCTTTATCTATTTCAAGTACACGCTTAACTTCTTCCTTGACATCGGGATCAACTCTATCACCGAAGATAATAGAAGACTTGAGTTTGTTGATTTGCTGTCCCGATGCATCTCCATATAAACTGAGACAGCGAGAGATTTCAGCACTTTCTAATATATCTGCCTTGCACATGAGCAAATTATCATCCACAAACAACAAGTGATGCACACTTGGGCCTTGAGCATCCAGCTGAATTCCATGGAGGCGTCCTGATAGTTCTGACTGATTAAGTACATTGACTAATGCTTCAGCACACAAAATGAAGAGGGATGGAGAGATAGGGTCCCCCTGCCTAATGCCACGTTCCAGACGAATGAAGCCATGAACACGACCGTTGAGAAGAACCGTGTCAGAAACAGAGTTTACACAGGTCATAACCCATCTCACCCAGACTCTGTCGAAACCAAATCTCTCCAATAATGTTTCCAAAAAGCTCCATTCGACGCGATCAAAGGCTTTGGACATATCGGTCTTGATGGCCATGAACTGAGAGCTTAGAGACGGGTTTGTCCTCAGACCATGCACAAGTTCATGAGCAACAATGATGTTATCAGTGATGAGCTTCCCTGAGACAAAGGCTCCTTGCGTATCAGAGATGAGGGAAGGCAAAATAACCTTGAGACGATCTGAAAGTAACTTGGAGATGATTTTATATTGCACAGAACAAAGAGCAATAGGCCGCATGTCTTTCACAGAATCAGGGTTCGGGATTTTGGGTATCAGACATAGTTGAGTATGATTCCATCCAGCAGGCATGGTAGACGTCTCAAAAAATCTGTGAACATCTTCAATTACTTTGTTACCAACAATGTGCCAGTAattctgataaaaaaaactccAGACATACCATCCTCTCCACGGGTGCTTCCACCTTTAATTGAAAATGCAGCATTCTTGATTTCTTCTGCAGAGAACTCTTTAGTCAATCTTGAGTTCATATCAAGCGTGACCTTACTGGTAAAACCATGAAAAAGAGACTCCagatcaaagggattagagctCATAAAGAGATCTCTAAAGAAGTCTACCGCAATCTGGCCTTTGGCTCCTTCAGAGAACTCTGTTTCTCACCTTCTTTCCTTTTACCACATTATGTAAGTAAGATGTGTTTTTATCTCCCTCCTTAAGCCACTGCTCACGACTTTTTTGCCACCAGTAccgttcttcttctttgtgCGCAAGAGCCAATGCAGTTCTCAGTCTGCTCATAGAGCGTGCACTAGGATGCAGTCTAGCAATTTCCTTTTCCAACTCCTCTTGAAGCTTCTGTATACGGTTCTTGGAGTTAAAATTGTTAACTCTTTTCCAGTGTGAAAGTTCTCTTCTACACCCAGCCAAACGATCCAGCAAAGAGATATCATCTCCAGAACCAGACCATGCTTTGCTTACTGCCTCCCCAGTCCCCTCTTTTCCAATCATCCTCTTATCAAAGTAAAACCGTCCTTTGCCAGTAGATGCTTCTTCTAGCAAGAAAGATAACAGAATTGGTCTATGGTCTGAAGCCCAcatattgtgggaaccgaaattcgcactgtcgatttccgtttaaataaggaaactaggaaaaccctaatttcccagaggacccggatatcggctaattaccacacgtcaagcaatcagaacacgagaataacaacgataagaataagaaatcgaaaaagagagcaaagtaaatcttattccgaatctgcgtatgagcgtttacaacaaggtataagcctgggctcgagagctatcgacgagattcctagttctagcaaccctaagacggctaaacctaattgagtcgcagctcgaaataacaaaaacggaaaattgcctaaattgctctaagtgctaagtttgctctgaaaaatcctcccccatgctcctcgcctaggactccttatatactagctcctaggtcggtttacgcttttactcttttgcccttaagccgtcatagcataaaaatggagatattccatttttcccgatcttccaattatcttcaaaacttctgtatttatccgcagaaacttgacatttatccttccttgtggaccaagcgtaaaccgtgctgcggtttacgggcttttggttaagaaatcgtaggaggggcctcgagtcgtgttttagatccctttgggccgtcttccgactcgacacgtttactacgaattcttttcgataaagaacgaactttccgcggtttctaatccgcgaagtttgattgaaggatttgaatagcggaaaacatggactgagcttgctacggtcttcgggagatagcattcgaaggtttgacgagaatgcatggattgatgtcgtatcgatgttcggaagggttcgatcgctacacagcgactgaacatcggctcgagcccggttgctacgtagcgaccgagcgggacgagcgctcggtcgctacgtagcgaccgagccatggcttgagctcggtcgctacgtagcgaccgagcgatcgtagcgaccaagccttggcttgagctcggtcactacgtagcgaccgagcgggacgatcgctcggtccctacgtagcgaccgagcgggacgatcgctcggtccctacgaagcgaccgagcaggacgatcgctcggtccctacgtagcgaccgagcttggccgagctcggtcgctacgtagcgaccgaacgggacgatcgctcggtcgttacgttacgaccaagctttggctcgagctcggtcgctacgtagcgaccgagcgggacgagcgctcggtcgctacgtagcgaccgagccttggcttgagcttggtcgctacgtagcgaccgagcgggacgatcgctcggtcactacgtagagaccgaactttggctcgagctcggtcgctacgtagcgaccgagcgggacgagcgctcggtcgctaagtagcgaccgagccttggctttagctcggtcgctacgtagcgaccgagccttggcttgagcttggtcgctacgtagcgaccgagcgggacgatcgctcggtcgctacatagcgaccgagctggacgatcgctcggtcactacgtagagaccgaactttggctcgagcttggtcgctacgtagcgaccgaccgggACGAgcgctaggtcgctacgtagcgaccgagctggggctcgagctcggtcgctacgtagcgaccgagcgggacgatcgcttggtcgctacgtagcgactgagcgggacgatcgctctgtcgctacgtagcaaccgagcgggacggacgttcggccgctgcgtaacgacctgtttcgagctttcgtaggacatctcgattctttcttccgtaaagctttttcgtaaggaagaatctatttcgaaaagtactctttggaaaaattcttattttcttcctcggacgttttgaatgttaaatttgtcgtaaccgtttttgaccccaacagttagccccccagcccgttagagttgtgactctagcgggcggatagatgactttggcaaggttaagtgtattggacgaaattcacattttaaactccgcggaaaaaagttgtcgagacGATATTCCGAatccatacttctataagtagtgagctcttgtcatttattttcttcacaccttcccttcttcattccttcaaactcattcaaaaattaaaaaactctctagtttcataactttcctttcaacatgtcttcctcccaaggtgataggaaggattccgacgtcgagatgggcgaggccacttctccggctccggttctaacttctccggcggaagcgccggctgctgttgccggtcatctttctttctgAGAGGAACTAGTTCGTCgtcaagccgagaaagaactaGCTCAAGCTGGCTCTGAGTTTCCGTCTTCTTCCGCGCAGGTCATTGCCTCGTGTCATGGGACCGAAGTCATGGCTCTTCTCCCGCAAGCCCTACCTGCaggatcttccacgactccgatcctcgtcgaggacaaggagaaggccgctgactctatgcctcctcctccagccaAAAAAGACGtcgttctggcattgcgtgctcctagcgctgtcctggctactcagcctaagagtcggaagaggaaacttgCCAAGAGTGGTGACGGGGAGAATTTGCAGCGAGGCGGATCGAGCCTAGCATCGGGACTTCGCAGAAAGGTTTAtctcttgtttgaattctcgatcgtcttttGTGCATTCTTTTCTcggacttagtcttaagaattttcaccgttcgcagttcatatcgttgatcgatgggatgatcggcgaatgtggttctgagaccagtcgcctttccggggagttggtggagcttcagggcagatggtccgaaaccgaggccatgttgacggctgtcaaggactctcactctgcgaaagtgtcgaagctcgaggttgcgataggagagcttgagagggaccttgggaaaACGGCGAGTTCCTTacttaaggaaaagaaggccaggaaggccaaatcctcggaggtgcgtcgactccagcgtcatatcgagagtgacgcgggactagcgcgccgtgggatccaagaggctacggatgcccttcgcgcggagtttcaagctcacttggagaagatttctgcttccctgggttccctcgagtgtatccggagcagggatctagctttggcgacgattgagggtgggatggccgtggttcggtcgttccaaagtgagactcccccgaccttggaggccaaagaggcccgactgtccggctgcaagggagatatggcggccgagaATGGAGATTTCGacgtgcttccttccgacgtgttcagaaacccagaggggaaagacccgatggtCGGAGAAAACGGAGGTggcgcggctccaggctcggacgaggcagcgggtgaagagggggcgtaagTTTTGAGgatgacttgggttagatctcttgcgagagatttttttatgttttcatgtttcggccttgaatggccttatttgtatttcgggactggccgtgtgtggctttgaatctctgccgctctgcggctttctttttatggtaAGATAATCAGATAGCGCTTTTTATGAGTTTGCGAATAGTgaggaggaaggtgatgagttgtcgtctcacatccttcttcgattgtgaaatgtttcattcgagacctgtttcgagagttcttccgcgagatgtgaactctgcgggggtgctgaagatgtcgaacataaacatagaggcatggtttaagaatctcttatctttcgatatcatgccttcgagatgttagagaccagtgcgctgggtttagggcaagacctaggtttactctcggtttaaggattgtgcggtgactaaccggctatcgtttttcctgtcgcgatttcttcctgattcgtatcgatgtaaagtctgcgataggttctcggcttatacgacttgtttgatacgaatcgagcatctctccggagactggaagtgctagaccaaaatttcggatttcttttctagcgctattatccttgtgtcggatgtaagagagtcatcttcgtgagatggctatgtttgtttaggacgttttgtgagttcgatgtgatcagcatcggacttggtggcgtgtgccgttgtttcaaattttttgcgCAAAATAGGTGCTagtgtgtgcatatatatgtttcttttgtgACGGAATTTTCGTTCGTTCGAAAGAAATAAActtttgaggcatcttttgcgacgtctcgcgatgccaaaGGTTGCTTCTCCTAAACGGTTGACTAATATCCGAAGACCTCGCACTGATTTTACAAGTGAGGAggttttgataagtcgaaaacaccaagagcgtggtaagaagttttttcgattttggggagtatacgagtatacgtacccactcccccctttttaatgaggggggacagctgaattttcctttcggcaaactgcctacgtactccttgcggagatcaagccgcctcgtagttcagtgattgcggGTTGGttcgtttagtgatagtattttttgagatgcatcgcgttccaggttctaggaatttttatgccctgcatgttggctatttcgtaagaacctggtcggacgattttttcgattttatagggaccttcccagtttgctccgattttcccgcgtttcgttcagcgatgttttggaaaactttgcgaaggaccagatccccctgattgaacctacgatttcgtacgttggaattatagtattttGCAGCGGtgtgctggtagttttgaattcaGATAAGCGTtcgatctcggcgctcgttaatgaggtcgagatcatccaagagcatagcatcgttgagttcctctcgttcgggtaataaccttctttgaacaccgggaaattcaacttccgcgggaatcatgcattccatGCCGTATACCAgagcgaagggagtttctcccgttgctcgccttggggtggtacggtgagaccagaggactccctcgagttcgtcggcccatctgccttttttggcctctaagcgtttcttcagtccgtcgagaatggtcttgttgattgtttcagcctgtccgttgcactgcggatatctgggagttgacttgttgagtcgtatcttccatttttcgcagaatgcttcgaatcgggtggagatgaactgagacccgttatcggttacgatctcgtaaggaactccatgcctacagatgatgtttttccatacgaaattctcgacttggacgtcctttatacttgcgtacgagtccgcctctacccattttgagaaaaaatcggtaaggactagaaggaaacgcttttgctttgaattatgcagaggtccgacaatatccatggccccGCGCATAAAGGggtagggcgatgtgatggaggaaagaacttcggccggttgtcggatggttggtgcatgcctttggcatttttcgcattttcgtgcgaatttttcgcaatctccgatcattgtcgtccaatagtatccatggcgtttgattttcacggctagtgatctcccgccggaatggttgccgcaggagccggaatgtatttcctccattacttttctcgccttttctccttccaggcacgtcatgagtggtccggagaatctccatttgtagatttcgccattcactgttacgtagcgtgcggcctgtgttcggatcttgcgagctgcccatttttcggcgggTAGTTGCCCGTCGACgatgtagtctcgaatcgtctgaagccatggggtatcacagccgtaatcagattgctctgatGGTGGTGGTATGATAATTTCTTCTTCGTTGTCTTGGCCTTCTATGAGattgacgacgattggtggtccgatgctcggatgttcgatgaattcgaccggaattacccttttgagtcctggatcggaacttgatgctagggccacgagggcgtccgcctggaaattctcggaacgggggatccgCGTAAGGGCAAAAgagtcgaagtcttgagctagaccttggaccaatttgaggtacgcgtccatcctttcctctctggcttcatactctccgctgaattgactggccactaactgggagtcgcagtaagcgtggagattacgtatttttaatccgtgagccaaacgtagcCCTGCGATTAATGcctcgtattcggcctcgttgttcgaggcatggaattccagcgtgaacgattgttccaagatctcgcCCGTCGGAGAGGTGAGACGGATTccgatacccgatccttgcttggatgaggatccgtcgacgtggaggagccaggtggaatttggtacctcattggttattgttcccgttggaagttcgaccaggaagtctgcgagcacttgtgattttgcgcttgtcctcggtcggtattcgatgtcatactcgcacaactcgaccgcccacttagccaatcggcctgattgacttgggctatgcaaaattgtccgtaacggaaaagtcgtgaggatgacaatcgtgtgggattggaaataaggtcttagttttcgggccgatgttatgaccgcgcatgccaatttttccatcaacggatacctagattcggcatccagcaaggttttgcttatgtagaaaataggtttctgctccccgcgttcttccctgatctggactccgcttacggccgttgccgacacagcgatgtacaagaataaaagttccccttccacgggttttgcgaggactggaggggtAGCTAAATAGCGCTTCAactgttggaaggcgttttcgcactcctccgaccattcgaattttttatttcctcgcaggacgtcgtagaagggcaggcacttatctgttgatcgtgaaataaatcggttgagcgctgcgattctgccggtcagtctttggacttcccgcttattctttggtgaagccatctcgattagtgcGTTGATATGTTTTGGATTCGCTTCGATACCGCGGTatgtgaccaagtagccgaggaattcccctgatgccacggcgaatctacattttttcgggttgagcttcatgttatgggaatttaattGCGCAAAACActcttcgagatgtgacacgtgatcttTTGCTTTGAGgaatttgacgagcatgtcgtcgatataaacctccatcgtttttccgagttgtttggagaacattcggtttacgagtcgttggtaagttgcaccggcgtttttgaggccgaagggcattaccttgtagcaataagttccgcgatcggtaatgaacgcagtcttctcgcgatcgtcgggattcatcctaatttgattataacctgagaaggcatccatgaaggataaaagttcgttgcccgctgttgcCTCTACCAATCGctcgatatgtggtagagggaagctatcctttggacatgctttgtttaggtcggtaaaatccacgcaaactcgccacttcccgtttttctttttgactaccacagggttggcgagccagtctgggtatcttacttctgttatcgacccaactttaagcaatttttcgatctcatcgtttactgcggcagcacgttcgggtcctagGTTCCGCCTTTTCTGCTTGAtgggtttgaatgttgggtcgatattcaactcgtgacatgttatgttaatgtcgatccccggcatatcttccgcagcccatgcgaatgtattgaggttctttttaagacaggcTATGAGTTCTGTTCTTAAAGGCTtgcggagattggctccaatctcgacgcagAGTTCcgggaaggcttcgtcgagacagatcgtcaccacgggttcgcatgttggctcgcgtttttcgTCTAGGGCTGCGATGCTGCGAGATTGCCAGAAGAGTTCCGCTGAATCTTGACCTCGTGTATCTTTGCTAGAGGTCTTTTTCTCCACTTTTCTAGGAGTGATTTCGAGGATTGGTCTTTTTCGTTTCAGTTCCGCGGCGAAGCAAACCTGTGAGACTCTCgggtttccccatattacctcgactccgttaggggtcgggaacttgaggcaaagatggtacgttgatgggattGCACGCATGGCGTTTAGCCATGGcgtccccatgataacgttgtaagatgcgggatggtcaacgactagaaactctgtgaagttcgtcacggttccggctttgacagcgatATTAATCGATCCGTAGGCCATGGTTATTTCCCCCGAAAGTCCCAGCAGTGGGCTTGGGTATTTTGTGACTTCGGATTGATTGATCCCCATTTTTTCGAGCgtttctttgaagatgatatcggccgaactaCCGGTGTCGATAAGcaccctagcgacgtcgatatctcgaatcgtcaACTCGATGACAAGGAggtcgtttcgaggtttggcccgatcgaccgttgctccccccccccccccttgaatgagatgacgttcgcgcacgtcgagtcttgcatatcgtttctgatcgttgagtggcttttgcgggttagattgatccgtactgccccctccttctagcgccaaactgtgggaaccaaaattcgcactgtcgatttccgtttaaataaggaaacaaggaaaaccctaatttcccagaggacccggatatctgctaattaccacacgtcaagcaatcagaacacgggaataacaacgataagaataagaaatcgaaaaagagagcaaagtagatcttattccgaatctgcgtatgagcgtttacaacaaggtataagcctaggctcgagagctgtcggcgagattcctagttcttgCAACcttaagacggctaaacctaattgagtcgcagctcgaaataacaaaaacggaaaattgcctaaattgctctaagtgctaagtttgctctgaaaaatccTCCCCCAtgctctc
This genomic stretch from Brassica napus cultivar Da-Ae chromosome C9, Da-Ae, whole genome shotgun sequence harbors:
- the LOC106417428 gene encoding uncharacterized protein LOC106417428, translating into MWASDHRPILLSFLLEEASTGKGRFYFDKRMIGKEGTGEAVSKAWSGSGDDISLLDRLAGCRRELSHWKRVNNFNSKNRIQKLQEELEKEIARLHPSARSMSRLRTALALAHKEEERKVTLDMNSRLTKEFSAEEIKNAAFSIKGGSTRGEDVIEDVHRFFETSTMPAGWNHTQLCLIPKIPNPDSVKDMRPIALCSVQYKIISKLLSDRLKVILPSLISDTQGAFVSGKLITDNIIVAHELVHGLRTNPSLSSQFMAIKTDMSKAFDRVEWSFLETLLERFGFDRVWVRWVMTCVNSVSDTVLLNGRVHGFIRLERGIRQGDPISPSLFILCAEALVNVLNQSELSGRLHGIQLDAQGPSVHHLLFVDDNLLMCKADILESAEISRCLSLYGDASGQQINKLKSSIIFGDRVDPDVKEEVKRVLEIDKEGGEGTYLGLPEVFKGSNINILNFIREKLQHRLHGWFAKSLSQGGKEILLKSIGLALLVYEMSVFKLPKDLCGKLTSAMREFWWSSGGNRRKLPWVAWDKLCKSKEEGGLGFHDLALFNQALLGKQAWRIFSLPESLVARILKSRYFKISSFLDASIGVRPSYTWRSILHGREVLKQGLMRKVGDGASSNVWMSNWIIDTVVRPPMYRQDSTVDLTLTISGLMIPQTGQWDIVKLRNCFTAEDVDIIIQIRPKITSQDSDTWGFTHHGVYTTQSAYKLLNSIKTSNSSDRSLPPIEKLLWKHLWKLKTSSKLCQFLWRALSGALRSRVDRAKKALEDAEIWLSVNDPQIVTSSWQPNVQPSNPKWRKPQGDLIKCNVGMAWDNSSSFSGAGWITRNFQGSPLHHSRRAYPSSASKQEADLQSLYWGCGEYE